In the genome of Notamacropus eugenii isolate mMacEug1 chromosome 5, mMacEug1.pri_v2, whole genome shotgun sequence, one region contains:
- the LOC140507336 gene encoding leukocyte immunoglobulin-like receptor subfamily A member 2 — MGPTAIALLCFGLCMSQRIKAQEETFLRPILKADSGPLIPKGTPVALRCKGHPRATWYSLWKGASWFQDKFGAGMEAEFFIPSMTEARAGSYYCLYEIQSVSSEHSEPLELVMTGLFSKPSLSVAPSQEVVLGQNVTLLCQDKQSYDRFVFYKEGAVNTSLLLNKVSQPHFSIPAVTAAHGGIYRCYVFHSQHPYLWSSCSNPLELNVTVPGTSGARPEPPDMLFGLPRLQASILIGISALLTLLFLLFLLALLLRHYHQHQNSLRSGGKEAGVEETLRSCSQTEDVSPESPYATVKDFQMDEYRKPSALVEDPQEVTYAHLIHKTSSQHLEHLPPFPPGESILYAPLAIHMLYLVSQSPCLTSDLPSLSPKPGTTMSPSVITLLGFGLWLNQCIRAQEGTLPRPILQAEPGPLIPEKKSVTLWCRGFPGADMYRLRKKGNSQYRDVLTAGREASFLISSVTPNTTGSYYCLYKNKSHWSKPSEPLELVMTGWYDKPSLSALPSPDVFSGQNVTLQCWSKQWFEKYVLQKEGGANLSQSQGSWYHADFHIPEVTAAHRGSYRCYSLHSDGPYEWSDPSDPLELMVRDASPLNYTVGNIIRLSLAGLVLIILGVLLVEAWHSRRRHRKAAQKPQPELSDKVKEQGRVEIQ; from the exons ATGGGCCCCACAGCCATTGCCCTACTGTGCTTTG GACTGTGCATGAGCCAAAGGATCAAGGCACAGGAAG AGACATTCCTCAGACCCATCCTCAAGGCtgactcaggtcctctgatcccCAAGGGGACACCTGTTGCCCTCAGGTGCAAGGGACATCCTAGGGCTACTTGGTATAGTCTGTGGAAAGGAGCATCTTGGTTCCAGGATAAGTTTGGAGCTGGGATGGAGGCAGAATTCTTCATCCCCTCTATGACAGAGGCCAGGGCTGGGAGTTACTACTGCCTCTATGAGATCCAGTCTGTCTCGTCAGAGCACAGTGAACCACTGGAGCTGGTGATGACAG GTCTATTCAGCAAGCCCTCACTGTCAGTGGCACCAAGCCAAGAAGTGGTCCTGGGACAGAACGTGACCCTCCTTTGTCAGGACAAGCAGAGCTATGACAGGTTTGTCTTCTACAAGGAGGGAGCAGTCAACACCTCTCTGCTTCTGAACAAGGTGTCTCAGCCCCACTTCTCCATCCCAGCTGTGACTGCTGCTCATGGGGGCATTTACCGATGCTATGTATTTCACAGTCAACATCCCTATCTGTGGTCCAGTTGCAGCAACCCCTTGGAGCTCAATGTCACAG TCCCAGGGACATCTGGTGCAAGGCCGGAACCTCCAGACATGCTATTTG GTCTTCCCAGGCTTCAAGCAAGCATCCTGATAGGCATCTCAGCACTCCTCACtctgcttttcctcctcttcctccttgccCTCCTCCTTCGGCACTATCACCAGCATCAGAACAGTCTCC GGTCTGGAGGCAAAGAGGCAGGTGTTGAAGAGACCCTCAGGAG CTGCAGCCAGACTGAGGATGTTTCTCCAGAGTCCCCAT ATGCAACTGTGAAGGATTTCCAGATGGATGAGTATAGGAAGCCCAGTGCTCTG GTGGAAGACCCTCAGGAAGTGACCTATGCCCACCTGATCCACAAGACTTCCAGTCAGCACCTGGAGCACCTTCCTCCATTCCCTCCAGGGGAGTCCATCCTCTATGCCCCTTTGGCCATCCA TATG TTGTATCTTGTGTCTCAGTCACCTTGTCTGACCAGTGACTTGCCTTCCCTTTCACCAAAGCCTGGAACCACCATGTCCCCCTCGGTCATCACCTTGTTGGGTTTTG GATTATGGCTGAACCAGTGTATCAGAGCTCAAGAGG GGACACTCCCCAGACCCATCCTCCAGGCTGAGCCGGGCCCTCTGATCCCTGAAAAGAAATCTGTCACCCTCTGGTGTCGGGGATTTCCTGGAGCTGATATGTACCGtctaaggaaaaaaggaaactcCCAGTACAGAGATGTGCTTACAGCTGGGAGGGAGGCTTCATTCCTCATCTCCTCTGTAACACCGAACACAACTGGGAGCTACTACTGCCTCTACAAGAACAAATCCCACTGGTCCAAGCCCAGTGAGCCCCTGGAGCTAGTGATGACAG GCTGGTACGATAAACCCTCACTCTCAGCCCTGCCCAGCCCAGATGTGTTCTCAGGACAGAATGTCACCCTCCAGTGTTGGTCCAAGCAATGGTTTGAAAAATACGTGCTCCAAAAGGAAGGAGGGGCCAACCTTTCCCAGAGCCAGGGAAGCTGGTACCATGCAGATTTCCACATCCCTGAGGTGACTGCTGCTCACAGAGGCTCTTACAGATGCTACAGCCTTCACAGCGATGGCCCCTATGAATGGTCAGACCCCAGTGACCCCCTGGAGCTCATGGTCAGAG ATGCTTCCCCCTTGAATTACACTGTGGGAAATATCATCCGCCTGAGTCTGGCTGGACTGGTCCTCATCATCCTAGGGGTCCTGCTGGTGGAAGCCTGGCACAGCAGAAGGAGGCATCGAAAAGCAGCCCAAAAGCCCCAACCTGAGCTGTCAGACAAAGTCAAAGAGCAAGGCAGAGTTGAGATCCAGTGA